The Methanomethylovorans hollandica DSM 15978 genome includes a region encoding these proteins:
- a CDS encoding DNA-directed RNA polymerase subunit K, with translation MSTEHYTRYERARIIGARSLQISMGAPVLIDDPGTQSLYIAKKELELGVIPITVKRDHKKVL, from the coding sequence TTGAGCACAGAACATTATACTAGATATGAGCGAGCAAGGATTATCGGTGCCAGATCCCTGCAGATCTCTATGGGCGCACCCGTCCTGATCGATGATCCCGGTACTCAATCTCTGTATATAGCAAAGAAAGAACTAGAGCTTGGGGTTATCCCAATTACTGTTAAAAGGGACCATAAAAAGGTACTATAA
- the rpsB gene encoding 30S ribosomal protein S2, whose amino-acid sequence MTTEEIQVTDNADIQVDTDDKLSDVSADAEKSTSLVPIDEYLAAGVHIGTQQKTENMMKFVYRVRTDGLYVLDIQSTDERIKLVANFLSKYEPSRMLVVSARQYGQFPAMKFAKAVGARSMVGRFIPGTLTNPTVEAFFEPDVIIVTDPAGDAQVIKEAVNIGIPVVALCDTNNMTSNVDMVIPTNNKGRKALSLVYWLLAREIAKANGTYFNYEFEDFEAGI is encoded by the coding sequence ATGACCACAGAAGAAATACAGGTTACTGATAATGCAGATATACAAGTGGATACTGATGATAAACTATCAGACGTCAGTGCAGATGCAGAGAAATCTACTTCACTTGTTCCTATAGATGAGTATCTGGCAGCTGGTGTACATATTGGTACCCAGCAGAAGACAGAGAACATGATGAAGTTCGTATACAGGGTAAGGACTGACGGACTTTATGTATTGGACATCCAGTCAACTGATGAAAGGATAAAACTGGTGGCAAACTTCCTGTCCAAATATGAACCATCCAGGATGCTTGTGGTTTCTGCAAGACAATATGGTCAGTTCCCGGCAATGAAGTTCGCAAAAGCTGTAGGGGCCAGGTCAATGGTTGGCCGCTTCATTCCAGGCACACTTACAAATCCGACAGTCGAAGCATTCTTTGAGCCCGATGTGATCATAGTCACAGACCCTGCAGGAGATGCACAGGTAATTAAAGAAGCTGTGAACATTGGGATCCCTGTTGTAGCACTTTGTGATACGAACAACATGACTTCCAATGTGGACATGGTCATACCGACCAACAACAAAGGAAGAAAAGCCCTCTCCCTCGTCTACTGGTTGCTTGCAAGAGAGATCGCAAAGGCCAATGGCACATACTTCAATTACGAGTTCGAGGATTTCGAAGCTGGTATTTGA
- a CDS encoding isopentenyl phosphate kinase, giving the protein MVSSESLTILKIGGSVITDKRADDGVVRVNEIRRIAQEISGFKGKLMIVHGAGSFGHPQAKKFSLNEEFNATGSIITHLSVKELCSMVVDILNANGICAVGVHPMCCMLADNGRIQTMFLDQIHCMLEKDIVPVLHGDVVMDHSLGTSVISGDQIVPYLAKRLKASLLGIGSATAGVLDDNGSTIPIITPTNFENVKEYIKGSENTDVTGGMLGKVQEMLDLSASTHLTSYIFDAGQPGNIEHFLKGEKIGTAITHEQYECRS; this is encoded by the coding sequence ATGGTTTCATCGGAAAGTCTAACCATACTTAAGATCGGCGGGAGTGTCATCACTGACAAAAGAGCTGACGATGGAGTGGTCAGGGTAAATGAGATACGTAGAATAGCTCAGGAAATATCCGGCTTCAAAGGAAAGCTCATGATAGTGCATGGAGCAGGTTCTTTTGGTCATCCTCAGGCAAAAAAGTTCTCTCTTAATGAAGAGTTCAATGCCACTGGTTCTATTATAACCCATCTTTCGGTAAAAGAGCTCTGCAGTATGGTAGTCGATATACTCAATGCTAATGGCATATGCGCTGTGGGAGTTCATCCGATGTGTTGTATGCTTGCAGATAACGGAAGAATTCAGACCATGTTCCTTGACCAGATACATTGTATGCTGGAAAAGGACATCGTTCCGGTCTTGCACGGAGATGTGGTAATGGACCATAGTCTTGGAACATCCGTGATCTCCGGGGACCAGATCGTTCCATATCTTGCAAAACGTCTGAAAGCAAGTCTCTTGGGTATAGGAAGTGCAACTGCAGGGGTTCTTGACGACAATGGTTCAACTATCCCTATAATCACGCCCACGAACTTCGAGAACGTAAAAGAATATATAAAAGGCTCAGAGAACACGGATGTCACAGGAGGTATGCTGGGGAAAGTTCAGGAAATGCTTGATCTTAGTGCCAGTACCCATCTCACTTCATATATCTTCGATGCCGGACAACCCGGCAATATCGAACATTTCCTTAAAGGCGAGAAAATAGGCACAGCTATAACACATGAACAATATGAATGCAGGTCTTAA
- a CDS encoding mevalonate kinase: MQKITCSAPGKIYLFGEHAVVYGESAICCAVDLRTQVQACLSDTVQISSVLGDTGIDHDRYPYVSSVVEKMSEITDIKGIKLCIKSDIPVGSGLGSSAAVTIATIQALNLLFECGLGAEDIATLGHSIEKKIQGVASSTDTYVSTMGGVVMVPLKKKLHIIDCGIVIGNTGKFSSTRQLVSNVAQLKKNYPKIIDPILSTIGRISLTGEKMVAKKEYESIGVLMNINQGLLDAIGVSSPELADLIYAARNAGAYSAKITGAGGGGCMVALTPLSEAEQVASAITRVGGKAIITKVTEHGVRVEH, encoded by the coding sequence ATGCAAAAGATAACATGTTCTGCTCCCGGAAAAATATATCTGTTCGGTGAACATGCGGTAGTTTACGGGGAAAGCGCAATATGCTGTGCTGTAGACTTGCGTACTCAGGTACAAGCCTGTCTAAGCGATACCGTCCAGATCAGTTCGGTGCTGGGTGATACCGGAATCGACCATGACAGGTACCCGTACGTTTCATCTGTGGTAGAGAAGATGTCAGAGATCACAGACATCAAAGGTATAAAGCTGTGCATCAAGTCCGATATACCTGTTGGCTCAGGCCTGGGTTCATCCGCGGCAGTGACAATTGCCACTATACAAGCTTTGAACCTGTTGTTTGAATGTGGATTGGGAGCAGAAGATATTGCAACCCTGGGACACAGCATAGAGAAAAAGATACAGGGTGTGGCCAGTTCAACTGATACGTATGTCAGCACTATGGGCGGAGTTGTGATGGTACCTCTGAAAAAGAAGCTTCATATTATTGATTGTGGTATTGTTATTGGTAATACCGGAAAATTTTCTTCCACACGGCAGCTGGTATCTAATGTGGCACAGCTTAAGAAAAATTATCCTAAGATAATCGATCCCATACTTTCCACTATAGGCAGGATCTCGCTTACCGGAGAGAAAATGGTCGCCAAAAAGGAATATGAGTCCATAGGGGTGCTCATGAACATTAACCAGGGACTTCTTGATGCTATCGGTGTAAGCAGTCCGGAGCTTGCAGATCTTATATATGCTGCCCGCAATGCCGGCGCATACAGCGCAAAGATAACGGGTGCAGGAGGAGGAGGATGCATGGTAGCACTAACTCCACTTTCTGAGGCGGAACAGGTGGCTTCGGCAATAACAAGGGTCGGAGGAAAGGCCATTATAACCAAAGTAACTGAACACGGAGTAAGAGTGGAGCATTGA
- a CDS encoding MFS transporter yields the protein MLESRISIYPMLAVNFIGTLGLSLVLPFLIFLVERFGGNAIIYGLAASMYPVFQLIGGPLLGRWSDIYGRKKVLFLSQIGTFISWVIFLTAMLIPITRIIDVRSGVLGSFVLTLPLTLIFIARAFDGLTGGNVSVANAYLADITEDKDRSSVYGKLSVSTNLGFIFGPALAGILSVTVYGEILPVIAAVLISFAGILMISFLVPEPETRGLHDPRVQVDETQHMEMQAGTSNSTNKLSFLEVIRMQGIFSLLLIYFLIFLGYNIFYTAFPVHAANNLTWNAATLGLYFSALSLLLVVVEGPVLSWASKRYSDAALLTFGSFVLCINFLLLFFGTDLITYCALIFFAVGNGFMWPSLMSILSKTAKKEYQGAVQGVSTSFIGLASIIGLIAGGFMFSFLDAGTFLIAGAMIFGVFLLSFKMDPFKKKGHRKIDDERPV from the coding sequence ATGCTGGAATCAAGGATCTCAATATATCCCATGCTTGCTGTGAACTTCATAGGCACCCTGGGTCTGAGCCTTGTTCTTCCCTTTCTGATATTCCTTGTGGAACGGTTCGGAGGCAATGCTATCATCTATGGTCTTGCAGCTTCAATGTACCCTGTCTTTCAGCTAATTGGCGGACCATTGCTCGGAAGATGGTCAGATATATACGGCCGGAAAAAGGTACTGTTCCTGAGCCAGATAGGCACCTTTATTTCCTGGGTCATTTTTCTGACGGCTATGCTTATCCCGATCACCAGGATCATCGATGTGAGATCAGGCGTACTGGGAAGTTTTGTCCTCACCTTGCCTCTGACGCTTATTTTTATAGCCAGAGCCTTTGACGGCCTGACAGGCGGGAATGTATCCGTTGCCAACGCCTATCTTGCTGACATCACTGAGGATAAGGACAGGAGCAGTGTATATGGTAAGCTTTCGGTTTCAACTAACCTGGGCTTCATATTCGGACCGGCGCTTGCAGGCATACTGAGCGTTACAGTGTACGGTGAGATCCTGCCCGTGATTGCTGCAGTCCTGATATCGTTTGCAGGAATATTGATGATATCTTTTCTTGTGCCGGAGCCCGAGACACGTGGTTTGCATGACCCTCGGGTCCAGGTTGATGAAACGCAACACATGGAGATGCAGGCCGGAACTTCGAACAGCACAAATAAACTCAGTTTTCTGGAAGTGATAAGGATGCAAGGCATTTTCAGCCTTTTACTTATATATTTCCTAATATTCCTCGGCTACAATATTTTCTATACTGCCTTTCCAGTACATGCCGCAAACAACCTCACATGGAATGCAGCTACCCTTGGCCTGTATTTTTCTGCGCTCAGTCTGCTGCTTGTTGTTGTTGAAGGTCCTGTACTCTCATGGGCCAGTAAAAGATATTCAGATGCTGCACTCCTTACTTTTGGCAGCTTCGTGCTATGCATCAATTTCTTGCTGCTTTTTTTCGGTACTGATCTTATCACATACTGTGCATTGATTTTCTTTGCAGTGGGAAACGGATTTATGTGGCCTTCACTGATGTCCATACTTTCCAAAACAGCTAAAAAGGAATATCAAGGAGCTGTACAGGGTGTATCTACCAGTTTCATCGGTCTTGCCAGCATCATAGGGCTTATAGCAGGAGGCTTTATGTTCTCATTCCTTGATGCAGGTACCTTCCTTATAGCAGGCGCTATGATATTTGGCGTTTTCCTGCTGTCCTTTAAGATGGACCCTTTTAAAAAGAAAGGACACAGGAAGATCGATGATGAACGCCCGGTCTAG
- a CDS encoding 30S ribosomal protein S9, producing the protein MSNKVVNSSGKNKTAIARATIKKGAGRTRINKKPVEIYEPEFAKMKIYESLMLAGEVAEGLDIDVKVSGGGIVGQANAIRTAISRGIVEWANDTNLRDAYMAYDRNLLVNDSRQKETKKFGGPGARAKYQKSYR; encoded by the coding sequence ATGTCAAACAAAGTAGTCAATTCATCAGGTAAGAACAAGACCGCAATTGCCCGTGCAACTATCAAAAAAGGAGCAGGCAGAACTCGCATAAACAAGAAACCCGTTGAGATATATGAACCTGAATTCGCAAAGATGAAGATCTATGAATCCCTTATGCTTGCAGGCGAAGTTGCAGAGGGACTGGACATCGATGTGAAAGTAAGCGGCGGAGGCATTGTTGGACAGGCCAATGCCATAAGGACGGCTATCTCAAGAGGTATAGTGGAATGGGCCAATGATACCAATCTTCGTGATGCGTATATGGCATATGACCGTAACCTTCTTGTTAACGATTCCAGGCAGAAAGAAACCAAGAAGTTTGGTGGACCTGGTGCACGTGCTAAGTATCAGAAATCATACAGGTAA
- the serA gene encoding phosphoglycerate dehydrogenase — MKILVSDPLSEEGLAMLQKHFDVDVITGLSESELSAKIVNYDALVIRSGTQVTRKVIESTSNLKIIGRAGVGIDNVDVEAATEKGIIVTNAPEGNMLSAAEHTIAMMMSLARNIPQANASMKAGKWERKNFMGVEVNGKVLGVIGLGRIGTEVARRAQGLNMTIMGYDPYISKEKAQELGIKLATVKEIAENADFITVHTPLTKETRNILDTEEFNVMKKTARVINCARGGIISEEALAEALKSGRITGAALDVFINEPPKDSPLLECDNLIMTPHLGASTEEAQVNVAITIAEEVTSVLNGGTAKNAINIPSVKPEVMRVLAPYINLAETMADVCAQLLGTSYERVEISYYGEIAEKDIRPVTVAALKGMLQNALGSSVNYVNAPALAKSRKIEVIESKSETSGERPSEIQIKLNNNGESVSVTGTMIGDEARITGIDGERVDIIPSGYMIVAKHINRPNVIGPCCMVLGKNNINISGMQVGRAAIGGVTIMTLNVDSEVSPAILEEMRGVDGILTAKLVKL; from the coding sequence ATGAAGATATTAGTCAGTGATCCGTTATCTGAGGAAGGCTTGGCAATGCTCCAGAAACATTTTGATGTAGATGTTATCACGGGGTTGTCCGAGAGCGAGCTGTCAGCTAAGATAGTCAACTATGATGCTCTTGTCATCCGTAGTGGAACACAGGTAACAAGAAAGGTTATCGAATCTACCAGTAATCTCAAGATCATAGGCAGAGCGGGGGTAGGCATTGACAACGTGGATGTCGAAGCTGCTACTGAAAAAGGTATCATCGTCACTAATGCACCTGAAGGTAATATGCTTTCCGCTGCAGAGCACACTATTGCCATGATGATGTCCTTGGCAAGGAACATACCTCAGGCAAACGCTTCAATGAAAGCCGGGAAATGGGAACGTAAGAATTTCATGGGCGTGGAGGTCAATGGTAAGGTGCTGGGGGTTATCGGTCTGGGACGCATTGGGACAGAAGTTGCTAGAAGGGCACAGGGCCTCAATATGACCATAATGGGATACGATCCCTACATATCAAAAGAGAAAGCACAGGAGCTTGGAATAAAGCTTGCCACAGTAAAGGAGATCGCAGAAAATGCCGACTTCATTACAGTGCATACACCACTTACAAAAGAGACCCGGAATATCCTCGATACTGAAGAGTTCAATGTGATGAAGAAAACAGCGAGGGTCATCAATTGTGCCCGTGGAGGCATCATCAGTGAAGAGGCCCTTGCTGAGGCGCTCAAGAGTGGAAGGATCACAGGAGCAGCGCTTGATGTATTCATCAATGAACCTCCAAAGGACAGCCCTCTGCTTGAGTGTGACAATCTTATCATGACTCCTCACCTGGGAGCATCCACCGAGGAAGCTCAGGTAAATGTAGCCATAACGATCGCAGAAGAAGTTACTTCAGTACTGAATGGTGGAACGGCAAAGAACGCGATCAATATACCTTCTGTAAAACCGGAAGTGATGCGGGTTCTTGCACCTTATATCAATCTTGCAGAGACCATGGCGGATGTCTGCGCTCAATTGCTTGGCACCAGCTATGAGAGAGTTGAGATATCATATTACGGAGAGATTGCTGAGAAGGACATCAGGCCAGTTACAGTTGCTGCGTTGAAGGGCATGCTGCAGAATGCCCTGGGTTCCAGTGTGAACTATGTGAATGCTCCTGCACTTGCAAAATCAAGGAAGATCGAAGTGATAGAGAGTAAATCCGAAACTTCCGGAGAAAGACCCTCTGAAATCCAGATAAAATTAAACAATAATGGTGAATCTGTATCTGTTACAGGAACCATGATAGGGGACGAAGCCCGGATCACTGGAATTGACGGAGAACGTGTGGATATAATCCCATCCGGTTATATGATAGTTGCAAAGCACATCAACAGACCCAATGTGATAGGGCCTTGCTGCATGGTGCTTGGAAAGAACAACATCAACATATCGGGAATGCAAGTCGGCAGAGCAGCTATCGGGGGGGTCACTATCATGACCCTTAACGTAGACTCTGAAGTATCTCCTGCCATTCTGGAGGAAATGCGTGGTGTTGATGGGATACTGACAGCAAAACTTGTCAAGCTCTGA
- a CDS encoding DNA-directed RNA polymerase subunit N, producing the protein MIPVRCFSCGKVIASSWDEYKRRTKDGEDPAQVMDDLGITRYCCRRILLSHVELVDTLAPYQ; encoded by the coding sequence ATGATACCAGTCCGTTGTTTCAGTTGTGGTAAAGTTATCGCAAGCAGCTGGGATGAATACAAAAGGAGAACCAAAGATGGCGAAGATCCTGCCCAGGTCATGGACGACCTGGGTATCACACGTTACTGCTGCCGTCGCATACTCCTGTCCCATGTGGAGCTTGTAGATACACTGGCACCATATCAGTAA
- a CDS encoding YgaP family membrane protein — protein MKLKDTLTRENVGGYDLLLRALLGSIAIVILAMDLVEPGLWKWITALVAFTGLFTGMTRHCTPYVLMGFSTAEKKN, from the coding sequence ATGAAACTCAAAGATACGCTGACCCGGGAGAACGTGGGCGGATATGATCTGCTGTTAAGAGCATTGCTGGGCTCGATAGCAATTGTTATACTTGCCATGGATCTGGTGGAACCTGGATTATGGAAATGGATTACAGCTCTCGTTGCATTCACAGGCTTGTTCACCGGCATGACAAGACACTGCACACCTTATGTGCTTATGGGGTTCAGCACAGCTGAGAAAAAGAACTAG
- a CDS encoding MEMO1 family protein: MRQATVAGKFYPANPEALRKELDNCFSGTTIDPRSGIKGVVVPHAGYIYSGRVAARSYAVLPEADTYVIFGPNHTGYGSPVALSTETWSTPLGKVETDHELAEKLAGSIICQDEVAHRFEHSIEVQIPFLQYRFKHDFRILPVCIGMQDEEIALEVGMEIARAITAIGRKAVIIASSDFTHYQPAHVAESNDRYLIKAILDMNVDDLYNRLYARDISACGYGPIAATITAARKLGASKAELLKYATSGEVTGDDSGVVGYASLIFE, translated from the coding sequence ATGAGACAGGCTACAGTTGCCGGGAAATTCTACCCGGCTAATCCAGAAGCTTTGAGGAAAGAGTTAGATAATTGCTTCAGCGGCACCACAATCGATCCAAGGTCCGGTATAAAGGGTGTTGTGGTACCCCATGCCGGTTACATATACTCTGGAAGGGTCGCAGCTCGCTCCTATGCGGTACTGCCAGAGGCAGATACTTATGTGATCTTCGGCCCAAATCATACGGGCTATGGATCACCGGTAGCTCTTTCAACAGAAACATGGTCTACCCCTCTGGGAAAAGTAGAGACGGACCATGAACTGGCGGAAAAGCTTGCAGGCAGTATTATCTGCCAAGATGAGGTTGCACATCGTTTCGAGCATTCGATCGAGGTGCAAATACCTTTCCTACAGTATCGTTTTAAGCATGATTTCAGGATACTGCCTGTATGCATAGGAATGCAGGATGAGGAAATAGCCCTTGAGGTCGGCATGGAAATTGCCAGGGCTATCACAGCTATTGGCAGAAAGGCTGTTATAATCGCATCAAGTGACTTCACTCATTACCAGCCTGCACATGTGGCAGAGAGCAATGACAGGTACCTGATAAAAGCTATTTTGGACATGAACGTGGATGATCTCTATAACAGGCTGTACGCCAGGGATATATCGGCATGCGGTTATGGACCCATTGCAGCAACCATTACTGCTGCCAGGAAACTTGGAGCAAGCAAAGCAGAACTTCTTAAGTATGCAACAAGTGGAGAAGTGACAGGTGACGATTCCGGCGTAGTGGGATACGCCTCCTTAATATTTGAATGA
- a CDS encoding 50S ribosomal protein L13 gives MTIIDANGLILGRLASDVAKRLLAGDKIDIVNAEKAVISGSKLDTIAEYRNKISIGSTEFGPHFPKRPERILKRTVRGMLPYRRSRGRDAMARLKVHVGVPLDLKDKEMIQVAEASMKRLSSNKYMRLGDVSTKMGGKF, from the coding sequence ATGACAATAATCGATGCCAATGGGCTTATTCTGGGAAGGCTTGCAAGTGATGTGGCAAAGCGGCTGCTTGCAGGAGATAAAATAGATATAGTTAATGCTGAAAAGGCAGTGATCTCCGGTTCCAAGCTCGATACTATAGCAGAGTACAGGAACAAGATCTCTATAGGTTCTACCGAATTTGGTCCTCATTTCCCAAAGAGGCCGGAACGTATTCTTAAAAGGACAGTAAGGGGAATGTTGCCTTACAGGAGATCAAGAGGACGCGATGCAATGGCTCGTCTTAAAGTGCATGTAGGAGTCCCGCTCGATCTAAAGGACAAGGAAATGATACAGGTTGCCGAAGCAAGTATGAAGAGGCTCAGTTCTAACAAATACATGAGACTTGGGGACGTGAGCACAAAGATGGGCGGCAAGTTCTAA
- the alaXM gene encoding alanyl-tRNA editing protein AlaXM — protein sequence MEELYFDDCYLKEFDAVVENVVDERYIVLDRTAFYPEAGGQPHDIGFLYCAGKEYPVTGVRKADGKVYHEIGKAGLNDGDVVRGVIDWDRRYLLMRYHTACHILSSIIHSETGAKISGNQLSEDKTRVDFSLEEFDREQLKAYEVKVNDVIDRNIPVTIETMDREEAFGIPSVVKLKDAFPPEVLNIRVITIPGVDRQACGGTHVASTGEIPHIEIFKAENKGKNNRRVYLRFR from the coding sequence ATGGAAGAACTGTATTTTGACGACTGTTATCTCAAAGAGTTCGATGCCGTAGTTGAAAATGTGGTCGATGAAAGGTATATAGTACTGGACAGGACCGCTTTCTACCCTGAAGCCGGAGGACAGCCCCATGATATTGGCTTTCTGTACTGTGCCGGTAAAGAATATCCGGTTACAGGCGTGAGGAAAGCAGATGGAAAGGTATATCATGAAATCGGGAAAGCCGGACTAAACGATGGAGATGTGGTAAGGGGGGTTATCGACTGGGATAGGAGATATCTGCTTATGCGTTACCACACTGCATGTCATATCCTGAGTTCCATCATACATAGCGAGACGGGTGCTAAGATAAGCGGTAATCAGTTGTCAGAGGACAAGACACGTGTGGATTTCTCCCTGGAGGAGTTCGACAGGGAACAACTCAAGGCCTATGAGGTAAAGGTCAACGATGTGATAGACAGGAATATTCCTGTCACCATTGAAACAATGGATCGTGAGGAAGCCTTCGGGATACCTTCGGTAGTAAAACTTAAAGATGCTTTTCCCCCGGAAGTCCTTAACATACGAGTGATCACCATCCCGGGAGTGGACAGGCAGGCTTGTGGGGGAACACATGTTGCCAGCACCGGAGAAATACCTCATATAGAGATATTCAAGGCCGAAAACAAAGGCAAGAACAACAGAAGGGTGTATTTACGTTTCAGATAA
- a CDS encoding 50S ribosomal protein L18e produces MGNKTQRKVTRKTNPRIPELISTLKEESRNNDVLIWRDIAKRLEKPSRRYAQVNLSKINRYAKEGEVVLIPGKVLGAGELKTSVTIAALDFSGTAIDKINEVGGKYLTIEQILEENPRGSKIRILQ; encoded by the coding sequence ATGGGAAACAAGACACAAAGAAAAGTTACAAGAAAAACAAACCCCAGAATACCTGAACTTATATCCACTCTTAAGGAAGAGTCAAGGAACAATGATGTTCTGATCTGGAGAGATATTGCAAAGAGACTGGAGAAACCAAGCCGCAGGTATGCTCAGGTCAATCTCAGTAAAATCAACAGATACGCTAAGGAAGGAGAGGTCGTCCTTATACCCGGTAAAGTACTGGGTGCTGGTGAGCTTAAGACATCAGTAACGATAGCAGCTCTTGATTTCAGTGGCACTGCTATTGACAAGATTAATGAGGTCGGTGGCAAATATCTGACGATTGAACAGATCCTTGAAGAGAACCCCCGCGGATCAAAGATAAGGATACTGCAGTAA
- the fni gene encoding type 2 isopentenyl-diphosphate Delta-isomerase translates to MSTSQRKIEHLNLCSSSPVESRTKGTGLEDVMLVHRALPEFDVEDVDLHADFLGKRMDAPFFIASITGGHPDTKPINAALAQAAEEMGIGIGVGSQRAAIEDPAQESSFSIMRDVAPDAFIYGNIGAAQIKEYGLEGIERLVEMIDADAMAIHLNFLQEAIQPEGDAGAKGALEAIREICSLDLPIIVKETGAGISHEDALLLKKAGVSAIDVGGVGGTSWSGVEVYRARDRKDVMSEMLGELFWDFGIPTAASVVECNVSLPVIATGGIRTGMDIAKSIAIGASVASAALPFVAPALESKEMVLKRLKLMMNELKVAMFLCGCQDMHRLHITPTVITGWTREYLELRGFNVKEFALRSNRSELQIV, encoded by the coding sequence ATGAGCACGTCCCAGAGAAAGATAGAGCACCTCAATCTATGTTCTTCAAGTCCGGTAGAGTCCAGGACAAAAGGTACAGGTCTGGAAGATGTAATGCTGGTGCACAGAGCTCTTCCGGAATTCGATGTAGAGGACGTAGATCTTCATGCAGATTTTCTTGGAAAGAGAATGGATGCTCCTTTTTTTATAGCATCTATAACAGGAGGACATCCTGACACAAAACCTATTAATGCTGCTCTTGCACAGGCCGCAGAAGAAATGGGCATCGGCATAGGTGTAGGCAGCCAGAGAGCCGCTATCGAGGACCCGGCCCAGGAAAGTTCTTTTTCCATAATGAGGGATGTGGCGCCTGATGCCTTTATATATGGCAATATAGGAGCTGCCCAGATCAAAGAATATGGTCTCGAAGGGATAGAACGTCTTGTAGAAATGATCGATGCGGATGCAATGGCAATACACCTTAATTTTTTACAGGAAGCCATACAGCCGGAAGGAGATGCCGGTGCAAAAGGTGCCCTGGAAGCCATCAGAGAGATATGCTCTCTGGATCTGCCTATCATTGTGAAGGAAACAGGTGCAGGGATATCTCATGAGGATGCTTTGCTGCTAAAGAAAGCTGGTGTTTCTGCCATTGATGTAGGCGGAGTCGGTGGCACAAGCTGGTCCGGAGTAGAAGTATACAGGGCACGGGACAGAAAAGACGTCATGTCGGAAATGCTGGGAGAACTGTTCTGGGATTTTGGTATCCCCACAGCAGCAAGTGTTGTGGAATGCAATGTATCGCTGCCGGTGATAGCCACCGGTGGGATAAGGACAGGTATGGATATTGCCAAATCAATAGCCATTGGTGCCAGTGTCGCCAGTGCGGCCCTTCCTTTTGTTGCTCCGGCACTGGAGAGTAAAGAGATGGTGCTTAAGAGGTTGAAGCTTATGATGAACGAGCTTAAAGTAGCAATGTTCCTCTGCGGATGCCAAGACATGCACAGGCTGCATATAACACCCACAGTTATCACCGGGTGGACAAGGGAATACCTTGAATTGCGTGGATTTAATGTAAAAGAATTCGCTCTACGTTCTAACCGTAGCGAATTACAGATCGTATAA
- a CDS encoding DUF2240 family protein, with product MDEFLCVVSAPFKQHATDRISIRDFEFALSFGLKWMSPENASKVRDTALALRLLEADENKLVPTFDIGKVEIPRGFRPSEKIFHERPLIEQIMAMIAACSGMDNRNVAALISRKQETLGDMVDIEIAALVVAREIGCDISRIYPKVLADMFPNME from the coding sequence ATGGACGAATTCTTGTGCGTTGTATCAGCACCTTTCAAACAGCATGCTACGGATCGCATTTCTATAAGGGATTTTGAGTTCGCCCTTTCTTTTGGCCTGAAATGGATGTCGCCCGAAAATGCGTCAAAGGTGAGGGATACTGCTCTTGCCCTGCGCTTATTGGAAGCAGATGAGAATAAGCTGGTTCCTACATTCGATATAGGAAAAGTGGAGATTCCTCGTGGTTTTCGCCCATCGGAGAAAATATTCCATGAGAGGCCCCTGATAGAACAGATCATGGCGATGATAGCTGCCTGTTCAGGTATGGATAATCGGAATGTGGCTGCTCTTATAAGCAGAAAACAGGAAACCCTGGGGGATATGGTGGATATCGAGATCGCAGCACTTGTAGTTGCGAGGGAAATAGGGTGTGACATAAGCAGGATCTATCCAAAAGTGCTGGCTGACATGTTCCCAAACATGGAGTGA